A segment of the Anaerolineae bacterium genome:
GCAGATCGGCGAGGCGCTACAAGCACGGGGCTTCAACCCCTCCGACGTGGAAGCGATTATGGGCGGCAACTTCCTGCGCGTGCTGCGGCGGGCGCTACCCGCCTGAGCATGCAGCAGGGCTGGGGGAAGCCGCGGGGCGCGGGAATCGCTGAAGGCTGAGCGCGCATGGCACAGGTAGGGATCGCAATCAGCACACTGGGGGCGGTGCTGGCGCTGATGGGCATGTTCCCCGGCGTGAGCGGGCTGGACGCCACACCCGGTATTGGCGTGCTGCAGATCGTGGCGATCCTGACCGGCTTTGTCCTGCTGATCGTCGGCGCACTGCTGTACGTCCAGGGCGCGTTTTACCCCGGCGTCAAGCATAACCTGGCCCAGAAGATCGCGGTGCGTCTGAGCGCCACCGGCCTGTTGTTCTCCGCCATTGCCGCGCTGGGCGACCTGCTCGGCTTCGGGTCGCATCCCCCGCAGATCACCGACGGCCCGTTCCTGGGCTACTGGCAGGCGCTGGGCCTGATCGGGGGCTTTCTGATCGCCTCGCTGGGGGTGGTGCTCTTCGCCCTGACCGGGCCGCCGCCGGGGGACAGGCAGGACCGATGAACCGCCCTGGCCCCCTCCGCTGGTTGCGCGATCGCGCTGGCGGTTGGTCCGCCCGGCACTGGCTGGTGATCATTCTGGCCGGCGCGCTGCTGGCCCGGCTGGCCTTTGTGGCCTTTTTCGGCCATACGTTATCCCTGCAGGCCAGCGGCTACGATACCTACGCCGTCAATGTCCTCAGCGGGCACGGCTATACCCGCTTCGACGACCGTCCGGCGGATTCCGATCTGCCGCCGCTGTACGTGTTCACGCTGGTGGCCATCTACAGCACGCTGGGCCGCAGCGCGGTCGCCGTGGCGCTGGCCCAGATTCCGCTCGATCTGGCGACGATCGCGCTGGTTTACGCCATCGGACGGCGGGCCTTCCCCCGGCGGGGGGTGTTCCCTGCGCTGCTGGGGGCGGCCTGCACCGCCTTCTACCCGTACATGCTCTTTCAGGACCTGAGCACCAACGACACGGCCCTGTTCACCCTCTTACTGCTGGCGGGTGTCTACGGCGCTTACCGGGCGGCGGAGGACTCCGCAGCGGTGGGAGTATGGGCGCAGCTGCGCTGGCCGCTGTGGATCGGCATCGCCTACGGACTGGCCGCGCTGACCAAGACGCTGGTTGTGCTGATGCTGCCGCTGCTGGGGGTATGGTGGTGGCGGCGGGTTGGGTTGCGGCGGGCGCTGCTGATCGGCAGCATTGCCGCGCTGACGCTGGCCGCCGTGGTCGCGCCCTGGGTTATCCGCAACACCCGCCTGCACGGGCAACTGGTGCTGATCAGCACCAACGACGGCAGCAACCTGCACCAGGGCAACAATCCGCTGGCCGCCGACTATCTGGCCCGGGGCTGGGATGTGCAGTGGTTGGGCCTGGAAGGGATGCCGGAAGGGCTGAATGAACTGGAACAGGCGGCCTGGCACCGCGACCAGGCCCTGCGCTGGTTGCGGGAGAATCCAGCGGTCTGGCCGCGACACTTCGGCCAGAAGCTGCTGACATTGTGGAACCCCCAGATCACGCCGTATAGCGTCCCGCCGCTGGAGGCCACCAGCGAGGCCGCCTTTGTGGACGAGGCTGTGTACCTGTACGAGACACCAGCCTTCCAGCTGGCGCGAACGGTGCATACCATCTATTACACCCCCCTGCTCCTGCTAGGAATCGCCGGACTGGGGCTGGCGGCGCGGGGACGAGAAGCGATCGGGCCGCTGGTTGCCGTGCTGCTGGCGATCACCCTCGCCTACCTGATTTTCCACCCCTCCACCCGCTACCGGATGCCCGCGGACCCGGCAGTCTTCCTGTTCAGCGGCTACGCCCTGACCCGGCTGGCGACGGCCTGGCGCGAATCAAAAGCCTCCAGCCGCCCCGGCTGGAGGCCGGGATAACGCGGGACAGGCAGCAGACTCAGCCGACGGCCCCCTCATCGTCAACGGGCAGGTCTTCCCGGCGGTCTTCTTGCTCTTCAGCCGGTTCTTCTACTGCTTCAGCTTCCGCCTCGCCCAGGATCAGGGTGGGCGTTTCCTCTTCTTCAGCCGCGCCAGTAGCAGCGGCCTCACGTTCGCGCTCAGCGTCGACCGCCGCCATGAAGTCCGGCTCCTCCAGTGTAATGGCTGGCTCCGGCAGGGGTGGGGTCACCGATACTTCCAGGCGTTCCACAGTGGCTTCGTGGCCGACCATGCTGATCTTGCCATCGATGAAAGCGCCTTCTTCCGTCGTGATGGCGGTAGCATGGATATCGCCCCAGACCCGGCCAGTACGCAGAATCTGCACCTTGTTACCGTGCACGTTGCCGCGTACCGCCCCGGCGATAGAGATGTTGCGGGCGTGAATGTCGGCGGTGATCTTGGCTGTCTCGCCGATCAGGATGTTGCCATCGATCTCCAGCGAGCCTTCCAGGACGCCGTCAAAGCGGGCATTGCCAGAGCCGGTAAAGTCGCCGCTGATCCGGGTACCCGATCCCAGGACGGTTTCGAAGCCGATCGGCTGGCGGGGCGGCGGGGCGGCGGGTTTGCTGGGCGTCGCGGATTTGCTTTCGCTGTCTTCCTGTTGCCTGCGTCCACCAAAAAACGACATGGCTTCTTCTCCTGCCAACATACCTTATCGCCGGGCAGCATACCCATTTTGGCGGGCCGTGTCAACAACAGCGCCATCCCGCCTGCGGAGGCAAACAGCCCTGCGCCCGGTCACAGTTCCTTTGGAGGAGACCACAGAAGGATGACCGGCGCTTCAGCGCGTCTCCTCGCGC
Coding sequences within it:
- a CDS encoding polymer-forming cytoskeletal protein; translation: MSFFGGRRQQEDSESKSATPSKPAAPPPRQPIGFETVLGSGTRISGDFTGSGNARFDGVLEGSLEIDGNILIGETAKITADIHARNISIAGAVRGNVHGNKVQILRTGRVWGDIHATAITTEEGAFIDGKISMVGHEATVERLEVSVTPPLPEPAITLEEPDFMAAVDAEREREAAATGAAEEEETPTLILGEAEAEAVEEPAEEQEDRREDLPVDDEGAVG